From a region of the Zingiber officinale cultivar Zhangliang chromosome 4B, Zo_v1.1, whole genome shotgun sequence genome:
- the LOC121978530 gene encoding pyrophosphate-energized vacuolar membrane proton pump-like gives LFLALVSVFPATSFPRLASVFPATPCSAILSRDAPNFSSPRSPRLASVSPALKKQLIISTALMAIGIAIVTWVALPSSFTIFNFGEQKQVKNWQLFFCVAIGLWTGLVIGFVTEYYTSNAYSPVQDVADSCRTGAATNVIFRLALGYKSIIIPIFAIGFSLAAMYAMAVAALGMLSTIATGLAIDAYGPISESAGGNVEMAGMSHRIRERTENNIYHSIIRFSRFAEAELKLFHSQHR, from the exons cttttcctCGCCCTCGTCTCTGTGTTCCCCGCGACGTCGTTTCCTCGCCTCGCCTCTGTGTTCCCCGCGACGCCGTGCTCTGCGATCCTCTCTCGCGACGCAcctaacttttcctctcctcgcTCGCCTCGCCTCGCCTCTGTGTCGCCTGCTTTGAAGAAGCAGCTCATCATCTCCACTGCACTCATGGCTATTGGCATTGCCATTGTTACTTGGGTGGCCCTCCCATCATCTTtcactattttcaactttggtgAGCAAAAACAGGTTAAGAACTG GCAGTTGTTTTTCTGTGTGGCAATTGGGTTATGGACTGGCTTGGTGATTGGATTTGTCACTGAATACTACACAAGCAACGCCTATAG TCCGGTTCAAGATGTTGCTGATTCATGTCGAACTGGAGCTGCCACCAATGTTATCTTTCGGCTTGCTCTCGGATACAAATCTATCATCATTCCCATTTTCGCAATCGGCTTCAGTCTTGCTGCCATGTATGCTATGGCTGTTGCTGCATTAGGCATGTTGAGCACTATTGCTACTGGCCTAGCAATTGATGCTTATGGACCCATCAGTGAAAGTGCTGGAGGTAATGTCGAGATGGCTGGAATGAGTCACAGAATTCGGGAGAGGACTGAGAATAATATCTACCATTCCATTATCAGATTCTCAAGATTTGCTGAAGCAGAGCTTAAGCTTTTCCACTCACAACATCGATGA
- the LOC121977836 gene encoding uncharacterized protein LOC121977836, whose protein sequence is MNTSKTCDNGGQKRKSMDRSHNIIDPSSIRTKGCGKRLKSSKEKSTSKSRLCRGCGHRGVSHDKRNCPSLQQGSTIDNHHNSDDDTYEEELASIAGPDNLDNLRKFAKQF, encoded by the exons atgaataCTAGTAAAACATGCGACAATGGGGGTCAAAAGAGGAAATCCATGGATAGATCTCataatattattgatccttcttcaataagaacaaagggatgtgggaagagactaaaatcatcaaaggagaagtcaACTTCAAAGTCCCGGTTATGTCGTGGATGTGGGCATCGAGGTGTGTCACATGACAAACGCAATTGTCCAAGTTTACAGCAAGG ATCAACTATAGATAATCATCATAACAGCGATGACGACACATATGAAGAAGAATTGGCATCAATAGCGG GTCCTGATAATCTAGATAACTTGAGGAAGTTTGCAAAGCAATTCTAG
- the LOC121978531 gene encoding pyrophosphate-energized vacuolar membrane proton pump-like produces the protein MASWRQVGVGGSRQTTTAATIDGGRDGVASEDRRAQPRGNAKREHGVAARTPRNTEARRARKTSPRLCVPRDAVLCSVSPALKKRLIISTALMAIGIAIVTWVALPSSFTIFNFGEQKQVKNWQLFFCVAIGLWTGLVIGFVTEYYTSNAYSPVQDVADSCRTGAATNVIFRLALGYKSIIIPIFAIGFSLAAMYAMAVAALGMLSTIATGLAIDAYGPISESAGGNVEMAGMSHRIRERTENNIYHSIIRFSRFAEAELKLFHSQHR, from the exons ATGGCGTCGTGGCGACAGGTCGGCGTCGGCGGCTCTCGACAAACGACGACGGCGGCAACGATAGATGGCGGTAGGGACGGCGTTGCGAGCGAGGATCGTAGAGCACAGCCTCGCGGCAACGCGAAACGAGAGCACGGCGTCGCGGCGAGAACGCCGAGGAACACAGAGGCGAGGCGAGCGAGGAAAA CCTCGCCTCGCCTCTGTGTTCCCCGCGACGCCGTGCTCTGCTCTGTGTCGCCTGCTTTGAAGAAGCGGCTCATCATCTCCACTGCACTCATGGCTATTGGCATTGCCATTGTTACTTGGGTGGCCCTCCCATCATCTTtcactattttcaactttggtgAGCAAAAACAGGTTAAGAACTG GCAGTTGTTTTTCTGTGTGGCAATTGGGTTATGGACTGGCTTGGTGATTGGATTTGTCACTGAATACTACACAAGCAACGCCTATAG TCCGGTTCAAGATGTTGCTGATTCATGTCGAACTGGAGCTGCCACCAATGTTATCTTTCGGCTTGCTCTCGGATACAAATCTATCATCATTCCCATTTTCGCAATCGGCTTCAGTCTTGCTGCCATGTATGCTATGGCTGTTGCTGCATTAGGCATGTTGAGCACTATTGCTACTGGCCTAGCAATTGATGCTTATGGACCCATCAGTGAAAGTGCTGGAGGTAATGTCGAGATGGCTGGAATGAGTCACAGAATTCGGGAGAGGACTGAGAATAATATCTACCATTCCATTATCAGATTCTCAAGATTTGCTGAAGCAGAGCTTAAGCTTTTCCACTCACAACATCGATGA
- the LOC121978532 gene encoding pyrophosphate-energized vacuolar membrane proton pump-like — MASWRQVGVGGSRQTTTAATIDGGRDGVASEDRRAQPRGNAKRRARRRGEKRRGTQRRGEASEERKKYRLASVFPATPCSAILSRDAPNFSSPRSPRLASVSPALKKQLIISTALMAIGIAIVTWVALPSSFTIFNFGEQKQVKNWQLFFCVAIGLWTGLVIGFVTEYYTSNAYSPVQDVADSCRTGAATNVIFRLALGYKSIIIPIFAIGFSLAAMYAMAVAALGMLSTIATGLAIDAYGPISESAGGNVEMAGMSHRIRERTENNIYHSIIRFSRFAEAELKLFHSQHR, encoded by the exons ATGGCGTCGTGGCGACAGGTCGGCGTCGGCGGCTCTCGACAAACGACGACGGCGGCAACGATAGATGGCGGTAGGGACGGCGTTGCGAGCGAGGATCGTAGAGCACAGCCTCGCGGCAACGCGAAACGTAGAGCACGGCGTCGCGGCGAGAAACGCCGAGGAACACAGAGGCGAGGCGAGGCGAgcgaggagaggaaaa AATACCGCCTCGCCTCTGTGTTCCCCGCGACGCCGTGCTCTGCGATCCTCTCTCGCGACGCAcctaacttttcctctcctcgcTCGCCTCGCCTCGCCTCTGTGTCGCCTGCTTTGAAGAAGCAGCTCATCATCTCCACTGCACTCATGGCTATTGGCATTGCCATTGTTACTTGGGTGGCCCTCCCATCATCTTtcactattttcaactttggtgAGCAAAAACAGGTTAAGAACTG GCAGTTGTTTTTCTGTGTGGCAATTGGGTTATGGACTGGCTTGGTGATTGGATTTGTCACTGAATACTACACAAGCAACGCCTATAG TCCGGTTCAAGATGTTGCTGATTCATGTCGAACTGGAGCTGCCACCAATGTTATCTTTCGGCTTGCTCTCGGATACAAATCTATCATCATTCCCATTTTCGCAATCGGCTTCAGTCTTGCTGCCATGTATGCTATGGCTGTTGCTGCATTAGGCATGTTGAGCACTATTGCTACTGGCCTAGCAATTGATGCTTATGGACCCATCAGTGAAAGTGCTGGAGGTAATGTCGAGATGGCTGGAATGAGTCACAGAATTCGGGAGAGGACTGAGAATAATATCTACCATTCCATTATCAGATTCTCAAGATTTGCTGAAGCAGAGCTTAAGCTTTTCCACTCACAACATCGATGA
- the LOC121976041 gene encoding probable LRR receptor-like serine/threonine-protein kinase At2g23950, whose translation MAPPSVQHSHCSHHLSLGHDGWHGTSTPDPVASSCYSFHGSMMPIRLSLTYNTPPPVAVCSLCRSLPMMASSCCLFLLLLSLLFSASFSFEPLNMEVEALIDIRSDLHDPHGVLSNWDEDSVDPCSWAMITCSSDNHVIGLGAPSQNLSGVLSGRIGNLTNLQQVLLQNNNISGELPAELGLLPKLQSLDLSNNHFSGVVPDSLGHLASLRYLRLNNNTLSGSLPASLSKITQLSFLDLSYNNLTGSVPEFPFQIRTFNVVGNPLKCGSRMDECSRTTVPSSLPFLLESSTQKRSKAKKLGIAMGVSLGGSLLLLLVALLLFLCRRKRQKKQWVLGLSEREEEGAAAAGAGAGLGNLRRFTLRELRTATENFSGRNVLGKGGFGHVYKGRLSDGTLVAVKRLRADAVGSGSGEAQFRTEVEMISLAIHRNLLRLLGYCAAGGERLLVYPFMPNGSVAARLRGKPALEWNTRKRIALGAARGLLYLHEQCDPKIIHRDVKAANILLDDCCEAVVGDFGLAKLLDHDDSHVTTAVRGTVGHIAPEYLSTGQSSDKTDVFGFGTLLLELISGRRVLEFGKGPSQNQKGAMLDWVRKVYQEKKLDLLLDRDLGTDYDRIELAEMVQVALLCTQFLPAHRPKMSEVVRMLEGDGLADKWEASIRPQIRIPKNDGSHADANEFFNINCGNEENNSDDDAASAAMVDEMELSGPR comes from the exons ATGGCCCCTCCCTCCGTTCAACATTCTCATTGTTCTCATCATCTCTCCCTCGGTCATGATGGATGGCATGGCACATCGACACCTGACCCTGTGGCCTCATCATGCTATTCCTTCCATGGCTCCATGATGCCCATCCGCCTCTCACTCACATATAACACACCACCTCCTGTTGCAGTGTGCTCCCTCTGCCGCTCCCTTCCTATGATGGCTTCGAGCTGCTGCCTCTTCTTATTGTTGCTTTCCTTGTTGTTCTCCGCTTCCTTCTCCTTCGAGCCACTTAACATGGAAG TGGAGGCTTTGATTGATATTAGAAGCGATTTGCACGACCCTCATGGGGTTTTGAGCAACTGGGATGAAGACTCTGTGGATCCCTGTAGCTGGGCGATGATCACTTGTTCTTCAGACAACCATGTTATTGGCCT GGGAGCGCCGAGCCAGAATCTTTCAGGAGTACTCTCTGGGCGAATAGGGAACCTCACCAATCTCCAGCAAGT ACTGTTGCAGAACAACAACATCTCCGGCGAGCTGCCGGCGGAGTTAGGCCTACTCCCGAAGCTGCAGTCTTTGGACCTATCTAACAACCATTTCTCCGGCGTCGTCCCAGACTCATTGGGCCACCTCGCCAGCCTTCGATATCT GAGGCTAAACAACAACACCCTGTCCGGGTCCTTACCCGCGTCGCTGTCCAAAATCACGCAGCTTTCCTTCTT GGACTTATCGTACAACAATCTCACCGGATCTGTTCCCGAGTTCCCATTCCAGATCAGGACTTTCAA CGTCGTCGGGAATCCATTAAAATGTGGCAGCAGGATGGATGAGTGCTCGCGGACTACCGTTCCCAGCTCCCTTCCCTTCCTCTTGGAATCATCGACTCAGA AGAGATCCAAAGCGAAGAAATTGGGCATCGCAATGGGCGTCAGTCTCGGAGGCTCGTTGCTCTTGCTCCTCGTTGCCCTGCTGCTCTTCCTTTGCCGCCGAAAGCGGCAGAAGAAACAATGGGTCCTCGGTCTCAGTG AGCGGGAGGAGGAAGGGGCGGCGGCGGCAGGGGCAGGGGCAGGGCTGGGGAACCTGCGGCGCTTCACACTTAGGGAGCTTCGGACGGCGACGGAGAACTTCAGCGGCCGTAACGTGCTAGGCAAGGGTGGGTTCGGACACGTTTACAAAGGGAGGCTGTCCGACGGCACTTTGGTGGCGGTGAAGCGTCTGCGGGCCGACGCCGTCGGCTCCGGTTCCGGCGAGGCTCAATTCCGCACGGAGGTCGAGATGATCAGCCTCGCCATCCACCGCAACCTCCTCCGGCTCCTTGGCTACTGCGCTGCAGGCGGTGAACGCCTGCTCGTGTACCCCTTCATGCCCAACGGCAGCGTCGCTGCCCGCCTCCGAG GTAAGCCGGCGTTGGAGTGGAACACGCGGAAGCGAATCGCCCTGGGCGCCGCCCGGGGGCTCCTCTACCTCCACGAGCAGTGCGACCCCAAGATCATCCACCGCGACGTCAAGGCCGCCAACATCCTCCTCGACGACTGCTGCGAGGCCGTCGTCGGCGACTTCGGCCTCGCCAAGCTCCTCGACCACGACGACTCCCACGTCACCACCGCCGTTCGCGGCACCGTCGGCCACATCGCCCCCGAGTACCTCTCCACCGGCCAGTCTTCGGATAAGACCGACGTCTTCGGCTTCGGCACCCTCCTTCTCGAGCTCATCTCCGGCCGTCGCGTCCTCGAGTTCGGCAAGGGGCCCAGCCAGAACCAAAAGGGCGCCATGCTCGACTGG GTGAGGAAGGTGTACCAAGAGAAGAAGTTGGATCTGCTGCTAGACCGCGATCTGGGGACCGACTACGACAGGATCGAGCTGGCGGAGATGGTGCAGGTGGCGCTTCTCTGCACGCAATTCCTCCCCGCCCACCGGCCGAAGATGTCGGAGGTGGTGCGGATGCTCGAAGGCGACGGCCTGGCCGACAAATGGGAGGCCTCCATCCGGCCGCAAATACGAATCCCGAAAAACGACGGCAGTCATGCCGACGCCAACGAGTTCTTCAACATCAATTGCGGCAACGAGGAAAACAACAGCGACGACGACGCTGCCTCCGCCGCCATGGTCGACGAGATGGAGCTTTCCGGTCCTCGGTAG